CTTTAACAACGCCATTCTCGATTATGCGTCGATGCATGAGCGGGATGGGCGTGTCGATCCTCACGTATGCAACTATTCGTGGCTCGTAAGGCCGACGATTGACAAGCTCTAGAACTAGAAACCTAGAGCTGGGTAAGCTACCACGTATCTCTTGCAGTTTGGCGGGTACGCGGTCCTCGGGGCATATAGGCTGCACGTTACTCTCGAAGAACTTCCCGCAAACGGGGCATCTCCAGATTGCGACTATCTCCTCCTTACTAGCGTAATGATACTGCTCTAGGCTCACAATTTCGCGGTAATCGCTCTCGGTTATGGCCTCTCTTGCGACTACATGATACTCGTAGAGTGGTTCACCCCTAAGTGGGTCGTAACGGACAAGTCTAGCCGACTTGGACCACGGAGGCCATACTTTTACCCACTCACCATCCCACCACCTATCGAGCTCGTAAGCGTCACGCGGTACGATATAGGCGCCATCTATCCTAGTAGGCTCCTCCAGAATGCGAACTCGTACCTTCTCGCCAGGCGACAACCATCTAGCTACAGCGGCTGGCATCAAGAGGTGAATCTTTACGCCGTTATACTCTACTACAAGACCGCCAACCCAGCGGTAACCCACACGCGGCACGATAGCGGAGACGACTCTCGCCTCAAATGGCACTAGGATAGGCAGGTCCTGGTGCAACCAGCGACCCCAATAGGGTTGACAGGACGGGTCATCTAAGCTCTTACAAATGCGCGCTTAGTGAGAGCCTCAACCCAATTCTTCATCACCCGTAGTCTCTTATCATCGACGCGCCCTCGGAACGAGACCCGTACAACGCTCTGCCCGACTCTAACATCGACCACCTCAAGACCAAGAAGTTCTCCAAGCTCTTCGATACCATCTCTAGTTACCTCCGGTAAATCGTGGGGATTGCCGCACGGCCCCCATTTACAAGCGTAGCACGAAATGCCATGTGAATCTACGTTGGCAGAGCAGGATGATGGATAGACGCGCAGACCGACTTTAGCAGCATAGGCCTCAACCATTCGTTTCAAGTCACGCTCCTTTATCGTCACCTGGTCTCGTCGACTGCGTGGTCTTCGAGGAAGTCTTGCCTCAATTATGCGCGTGTCTATCCCGGCTAGTTTAAGCCTGTGTAGTATGCCTGGAGTGACTCGCAAAGAGCCTGGCACTACACCCGCGGCGCCAGCAGCCTTGGCCCTGGCTAGTATCTCGGGAACCTCTTTGTCGGTAACGCCGGGTATAATGGGCCTCAGGAATAGTGTCACATGGATCCCTATCTTAGAGAGGTTAGATATAGTCTCGAAGCGCTTCTCGGGTGGGGGCGTGTTGGGCTCAAGCCGCTTCCATAAACGCAGTGTTATTATAGTGACTAGGAAGTCAGCGTGAGGCTCTACACGTTGATGTATCTCAGTTGCAAGGCTTTCATCGATGTATGCCTTGGTGGATAGCTGAATGGGATTGCGCAGGTACCTAGAGGTGGCCTCCAGGTACTCCAATGCTCTTTCAACAGTCTCCTCCATGAACGGTTCGGTCACAGAACCGAATGCTAGTAGTGTGCCGTAAGGCCCTGGCACGAAGAACGGATTGGACAACAACGCGTAGACAAGCTGTAGACCATTCAGAGGATATGGTCGGGGCTTCATCGGGAAACCCATATCCGGCACATAGCAGTATACGCAGCCAAACTTGCACCCTATACCAGTGTGTATCGTCATGCCGCAGGGTCGAGGTTCGCGTCTAGCGTGTCCATCGCTCTGAGCCTCGCGTATCTCCTTCTCGTCTAGCATAGCAGCTATCTTGTCACGCAGCTCCTCCTTAAGCTTCCAAACTTGCCTAACCAGGTTAGCGTCTATGCGCAGGGGCGTACTGCACCACCTACTACTTAAACTCCGTGAATGATGCTCGTGTGCGGGGTATAAGGATTGACAGGTAGGGGTAACGGCGACGGTCTACGCAGTCTGGCCATCAAGACACTGCTAATCTCGCCATCGGGTGCGCTTAGCCCCGGGCCTCTATCCATCTCAGCTATAGCGCTTGGGGCAAGACTCGGTCTTGCAGGTGGACTAGCTGTTGCACTGGGACACATGCTATTCGAGCTACCTTATGTAGCGTTGCTAACCAAGGGTTTCGAGAGAGTTGAGAGCATAGTGCGTAGGTATGAAAAATACCTCATTGTAAGTGTTGTTGTGTTCCTGGTCTATTTCTCAGCTATGCTGTTGCGAGACGCTCTGGATATACTAAGGAGTTTTCAAGTAGGTGGGATTCAGGGGCTAACAGCTGCAAATATGTTCGAAGCCGTGCTAACGGGCATCATACTAACTGGTGGCAACGCGTACTTCCTCCTATGGTGGGTTACTGTAGCACTGCCAATAGTACGCGAGACGGCGAGGCATGGCACGACCGGCTTTGCAGTAATGTACGGAGCGCACGTGTGGATGGACTACCTGTGGCTTGGTTTGCTTGCTGCAAGTGGCGGCGTGGCGAGGATATTAGGCGTAATCCCTTACGCCGCACTGCTAATCATACTTGCAGGACTACTACTGTTATTCGCGGCTGACATGATGCTCCGCACGTTTACGTCAAAACGTGTGCTGCCATTCTAGGGCTTGCCTCATCTAAAACAGCAACCATCTTTAACCTCTGCTCTAGATAGGCGCCTGGTGCCGAATTATTGTGTTGGGCTTCGAGCTTCCAAGGATAAAAGTGCTCAATACTCTAGGTAGGCGGCTTGAAGACTTTGAACCATTCAAGCCGGGCCTTGTGCGTATGTACGTGTGTGGACCAACGGTCTATGACTATACGCACCTTGGGCATGCGCGGACGTATGTAGCCTTTGACGCGATAAAGAGGTATTTACGTCTTCGAGGCTATAATGTGATACATGTGCAGAACATTACCGACATTGACGACAAGATAATCAACAGGGCTCGTGAGGAGGGTGTAGACTGGCGCGAGATAGTCGAGAGATACACACGAGACTATATGGAGATGCTAGAGAAACTAAAAATAAACGTTGACTTACACCCTCGCGTCACACACCACATCAAGGAGATTATCGAGTTTATACAGGTACTGATAGAGAAGGGTCATGCCTATGTATCGCCAAGCGGTAGTGTATACTTTGACGTCACAACGTACCCCGAGTACGGAGAGTTAAGTGGGCATAAGAGTCCAGAAGCTTGGAGACAAGAGGAGGAGCATCTCAGGGAGAAGAAGCACCCATTCGACTTTGCGCTCTGGAAGGCGTGTAAACCCGGCGAGCCATGCTGGGACTCGCCATGGGGCAAGGGGAGACCTGGATGGCACATAGAGTGTAGTGTCATGTCCTCAAAATACCTTGGAGACCAGTTCGAGATACACGGTGGCGGTCAAGATCTCATATTCCCGCATCATGAGAACGAGAGGGCACAGAGCGAGGCGCGATTCGGTAAGAGGCCTTGGGTCAAGTACTGGCTTCACACTGGGTACCTCACTGTACGCGGCGAGAAGATGAGCAAGAGTCTCGGCAACATAATCCCGGTGAAGGAGGCTCTCTCGAAATGGGGTCCAGAGACTCTACGTCTATGGCTCCTAAGTGCGCATTACCGTACGCCGCTCGACTTTAACGAGGAATCTCTCGAGCAATACAAACGCCAGTTGAAGAGAATACGATCAACCATAGAGTTGACCGGAAGGTTGCTTCGTGAAACCGAGCCTAGCTACCACCTTGACGATAAGGAGGTGGCGCTTGTACAGAGAGTCCTGGGCTATTGGCACGAGTTCCACAAAGCTATGAGCAATGATTTCAACACGGCAAAGGCGCTAGCCGCGATAAACAAGCTTGTCTCGTTTGTGAATAGCGAGCTAAGCTCGAAGCCGATATACACGGCGCTCACTCTAGCTTATCGTGCCTTCCGCGAGTTCAACGAGGTATTCGCGATAGCCGATGACATAATCACTGGCGTGGCGCCAGCCGAAGTGCAGCTAGTTGATAGGCTTGTTGACCTGATAGTAGAGGTGAGGGCTAAGCTAAGGAAAAGGAAGGACTACGAGCTTGCTGATTGGATACGCGCTGAGCTAGGACAACTGGGCATAAGGCTACTAGACTATGGCGAGAAGACGGTATGGCGTAAGGAGAGTTAACATGAATAGCCTAGGTTAAAGCAGGGGTATGATCATCGGACACTCCTTTTAGATACACGTAGAGACGTCGTTGCCAGCTTCTATGGTCGAGTTCTATTTGCTTTACACTCTTCCACCCTGGTATCGGGAAATCAAGGGTGATTACCAGGGTTCCTTTGTTGAGCTCGGTTCTCAACTTTGGCTCGAGTTTTGTGTTCACCGAGAGCAGCAGGTACATATAGACATACTTGGCGCGAGAGAAATCGAATGTGAAGAAGTCGCCTTGAAGAACATCTACTAAATGGCCTACACCCGCGCGCTCAACATTGCGTCTAGCCCGCGCGGCAAGCTCCGCCTTTACCTCTACACATAATGTGGGTAGACCTAGTCTCTGCGCTACAGCGATAGCTACTCTGCCGTCGCCGCAGCCAATGTCGACAAAGAGGCCGCGTCCTAGCTTCATTGTATGCTCTTTGAGAACCTCTATAAGCTTCTCAATAACCTCGTCGTTTGTGGGAACCCACGGGACGCTAGCTACGACTGAGCCCTTGTAGTTCACGGTTGTCCTCCGAAATACGAGAGCGTATTTGGGGGGTAGATTAGGGAGTTGTACCGGCGTTGAGCGTGGCGAGCCCCGAGCAGGTGGAAGTCTTTAACCCCTGGGGTAGCACGCTCGTGACTCTCGGTTTCCTGCTCATATTCTTGGGCGTAGCGTTAGTGATGATAGGCTTCTTGTTGAACATCTGGAGTTTTGGGCAGCAGCGGGTTGAAGGTGGTAGGACAGAGGGTGGTGCGGTTATAATCATAGGCCCCTTCCCAATCATACTTGCTAGCAGCGAGAGGGTCGCGAAAACGTTGCTACTGTTATCTATAGTCCTGGTCATCCTGCTCATAGTACTCTTCTTTGCGCTGCCCATGCTTCTTAGGAGAGTTGCTACACCCGGCTAAGAGGGAAGCTTCACGGATAGCATCCTCTAGTGCACGCTTGCAAGAACCACGTGTGCACTCATACAGTATTAGTCTTGCGTGTTTACCCTGAGCCGATAGCATAGCATCTAGAGCCTTAATGAGATCATGTGCATCTAGGCTGCCCTCGATGCTTGCATGAATACTGTTTACTATCTCGAATGGATCGTATGTGTGTGTAGGCAGGCTGTATACCGTTCGGCGTATAGTCCCGATAGACCCGAGGGTACTTGGGGCAACGAGAAGCATAACATCAAAATCTCCGACAACGTCTATCACCGTCAACACGTCAGCCGCCAAGTCATAGACATCCACATTGCATCCTTTTAGAGATGCTCTAGCCACGTCTATAGCGCCTTCTAGCTCCTCTCCACCCGGGATAAAGGGCGTGTATATTATACCAAACACAACCCTCAATTAGGACACCATACCAAGTTCCGCCTCCAGGCTAGACGCTAGAATGGTTATGCATGTTGCTCTAGGCGGGATAGCGGAGACTACAATTCACGCCGAGCCCGATGGCATAACCCTGGCGGTTTTCCATAGACCGCTCCAAGCTTGGAGTGTAACCGAGAAACCAGTTACAATGGCATTATGTCCATCATGTAAAACGCATGTTACGAGTCCCATACTGGCTGGCATCGAACGCAGCTGTTGGGAGACACTAATACTTGGTGTTCTCATAGCGCCGCTTATAGGAGAAGCACTTCACGATCCGAGTTTCGCTCCATTACGCAGCAAGTATTGGCATGCAGCCTCCAAATGCTTCCGCATACTGCGTTCAATATACAGCGGCGGCGTGAGAATACAAGTGCCACTTGTAGTAGAATATGCGAGGCAAGCCATACGTATAGCAGCGATGGTCTTCAGCGAGTGGAAGCGGAGCGCTAAGCTGGTTGAGCGCTACGAGTGTGGCGGTAAACGAGCCAAACTCATGACGGTCGACACCTTAGCAGGGTATGCGGGCATCGACGGCGCAGATATTGAGCCTAGAGTTGTCGTTGATAGCCATGTTCTGGTTATGCGTGTTGGTGGTATGGTATCTCGGTTCAAGCCCGCAGAACACCCGGTGAGAGTGGCGGCACCGCGTGTAGAATATGCGCTCCTAGTGGGTAACGAAACTGTTGAGACAGGGCCTGCAGCAAGGATATCACTTCTCGCCAGCAAGGATGTTGAGGTGAGTGGTTGTGGAGTTAAGGTTAGCGTGTCTAACGGGGAATTAAAGCTGAGAATGGAAGGATTGGTGTATACTCTAGACTTTGTAGCCGAGATTCCAAGTCCCAAAGAACTAGCAGAGAAGCCACTATCAAAGCGTATAGAATCGCTCATACTTGACGCGCTAATTTCGCCTCTTCAGAGTTGCACGTCTACAACATTCTTGCAGCATGGTGTGCTAGCAGAGGCGGCCGCGAAAGGATATGCGCTCTTTGAAGTCGTCAAGGGCCCGATAGGCTACTGGCGTATAGCTAAAGCAGACAAGCTGATCGCGACAATCCCCACAATGTACAACATATTCTCTACACTCATAGCTCCAGGCTCGCCATATGCTCTTGCTGCGCAGGGGATATGCGCTGACAGCCCCGAGGAGCAGGCTAGCCTACTTGCTGCTCTACATGTAGTATTTTCTCATTGTTCGCGTGCAACCATAATAGCAAAGAAAGGGTCTAAAACCGTGGTAAAGAGGTTCGACGTGCCTCGGGTCGCTGTGGAAAGGTAGTGGAGGCTTGAGCCTCCGCGGTAAAGCAGTACAGTTATACAACAGCCTTGTACGTTCGCCACCAAGACTACTCCTTGCGCCTCTGGTAGCGATTCATGCTTTGTTAGTAATTCTTTATCCAGTGCTGATAGTGCCAGAGGCTCTCGTAATCGTAGCTTATCTTCTGGGCTTTGGGCTGTGCAGTAGACACTATATGCGAAGAGCGGCTGGTGTCCTGCTATACGCTACTCCCTATATGATCCTCTACGCGATCGTGTTTGCGCTCGGCTTACGCCCGCTGGTCAGTGCCATTACGGCCCCATTTGCTCTCCTAGTAAGCGGCTTATGTGGTGTAAAGACCGCAATGATCTATGTCATAATAGCGACAGTTGTAAGCTTTCCGCTGGGGCTTATAGAGTCTCTTGCCGCGGCGGCCTCCGGCATAATAGCAATTCTCGTGCCTATGGTAGCGTTGGGATTGCGAGGCATTGAAGTAGCGAGAGCAGCAATACTAGCCTGGGCCGACGATAACTATGAGCCACTTGAGACGGTGATTAGCGGCGAGGAGAGACGCGTAAAATGGCATGCCCTGATGTTCAAACGCGATGATGAAAAGCTAGTTCTTATCGTGCCGGGTGTCCACTACGGGCCATTCAGGGGCGCAGGCAGTAGTCACTTGCCGCGAATGTTGATGAAGTATAGCCGGGACAAAGTTATTCCTCTGCATGGATGCGGTAGCCACGAGTTAAACATCGTGTCAAGGAAAGAGGCAGAGGCGTATGCGCAGCGTCTAGTCAAGGAGGCTCTTGTAGCAACGTGGCACGAATGTAAACCCCTGACACCAACTCTAGTGAACCACAAGAGCGGTTGGAATGCATTAGCAATAGGTTGCGTTGAAAGACCGACAGTCATCCTATGGAATAGGAGCGGCACGGAGGATATACCGTGTTCAACCCTTGAGCATCTGGATGACAAGTTGATGATAGTCGATGCTCATAACGTTGAGACAGAGAGTGTCGATACACGCGGCTTACACGAGGTAGTCAATAGCCTCCTTTCTAAAATAGAGGAGTGTAAAGGGAGTCTTAGGTGCTGCTGGAGGCTGGTAAGAGTTGATAACTCGGTAGTAGATGAGGCCAAAATGTGCGACAACTGGATCCTAGTACTAAAGGTGCTATGCGACAATAACGGAGTTACCATGGTAATCTTCCCAGCTAACAACGTGGATCCGCTTGCAGCGAGAAAATACACGGAAGTGTTGGGTAGTAGAACGGTGCTGATAACCATTGATGATCATAGCTGTGCAGCAGTGATAAACGAAGGTGTTGCACCGCTTAAATGGAGCGAGAAACTCGCAAAAATACTCCAAGAGAACGTCAAGATGTGTGTTCCTGGCGATTGTAGAATTAGCTACGCTAGTGGCTTCGACAATCTACGAGTATGGGGTGAGCACACGATACAAGAGATACGCCATCTGCTCGAAAGAGGTGTACGGGCAAAGGCACTGCCCTTGGTGATCTATGTGCTTTTCTTGATAGCTGCTCTAATAGGGGCAGTTATTCGGGGTGTTGGTTAAGACGGGGGCTGTACTCCGAAAGAGGTGAGTTTATTAACTCGTAATACCCTTCTACTTTAAGGGTGTCGACCCCATGAGGCTAAATGTACTCTACGAAGACGAGGAAATAATAGTAATGAAAGCGCCGCACGACGATGAACTAGTGCAGCTAGTGTACGAGTTCATCGTGGAAAAGGGTAGGCCAGTGACGTGGAAGGAGCTACGAGAGGCCTTTAGCGGAATTGCTGGCGAAGACAGGCTGAGAAAGGCACTACACGTATTGCGCGAGAAGGGACTGATAGTAGAGCTGCGCGGCGGTCGCTACGCAACGCCAGACATGCCAGGCGTACAGGAGGAGCTCAGAGAGATTGAACGAAGGCGCATTATGAGAGAGATGAGCCGCATAGAGAGAATGGTACAACGCGTAAAGATCAACGAGACCCTGCACAACTAACCAAATTGTTTCTTTTTCTTTTCTTTTATCGATAATGTAGCAGTCAACTTTTGTTTACTCATCGCTAAACTCGTCGAGTTGCTCTCCAGTCTCGCCCACTATCATCTTCTCGATCTCGGCTAGCACGGATTTGAACCTCGGGTCTTCTCTCGACAGTATGCTCAACGTGCTAGCTATTAACGCGGAGATGTAAGCATGTATAACGAGCGTTAACAGTAGTTCAACCTTCGTTCTCGAGCCAAGTGCTATCTCTATCATACTCATTGCGGGTGTCACCAGCTGA
The Pyrolobus fumarii 1A DNA segment above includes these coding regions:
- a CDS encoding radical SAM protein, with the translated sequence MLDEKEIREAQSDGHARREPRPCGMTIHTGIGCKFGCVYCYVPDMGFPMKPRPYPLNGLQLVYALLSNPFFVPGPYGTLLAFGSVTEPFMEETVERALEYLEATSRYLRNPIQLSTKAYIDESLATEIHQRVEPHADFLVTIITLRLWKRLEPNTPPPEKRFETISNLSKIGIHVTLFLRPIIPGVTDKEVPEILARAKAAGAAGVVPGSLRVTPGILHRLKLAGIDTRIIEARLPRRPRSRRDQVTIKERDLKRMVEAYAAKVGLRVYPSSCSANVDSHGISCYACKWGPCGNPHDLPEVTRDGIEELGELLGLEVVDVRVGQSVVRVSFRGRVDDKRLRVMKNWVEALTKRAFVRA
- a CDS encoding LysE family transporter yields the protein MTGRGNGDGLRSLAIKTLLISPSGALSPGPLSISAIALGARLGLAGGLAVALGHMLFELPYVALLTKGFERVESIVRRYEKYLIVSVVVFLVYFSAMLLRDALDILRSFQVGGIQGLTAANMFEAVLTGIILTGGNAYFLLWWVTVALPIVRETARHGTTGFAVMYGAHVWMDYLWLGLLAASGGVARILGVIPYAALLIILAGLLLLFAADMMLRTFTSKRVLPF
- the cysS gene encoding cysteine--tRNA ligase, with the protein product MGFELPRIKVLNTLGRRLEDFEPFKPGLVRMYVCGPTVYDYTHLGHARTYVAFDAIKRYLRLRGYNVIHVQNITDIDDKIINRAREEGVDWREIVERYTRDYMEMLEKLKINVDLHPRVTHHIKEIIEFIQVLIEKGHAYVSPSGSVYFDVTTYPEYGELSGHKSPEAWRQEEEHLREKKHPFDFALWKACKPGEPCWDSPWGKGRPGWHIECSVMSSKYLGDQFEIHGGGQDLIFPHHENERAQSEARFGKRPWVKYWLHTGYLTVRGEKMSKSLGNIIPVKEALSKWGPETLRLWLLSAHYRTPLDFNEESLEQYKRQLKRIRSTIELTGRLLRETEPSYHLDDKEVALVQRVLGYWHEFHKAMSNDFNTAKALAAINKLVSFVNSELSSKPIYTALTLAYRAFREFNEVFAIADDIITGVAPAEVQLVDRLVDLIVEVRAKLRKRKDYELADWIRAELGQLGIRLLDYGEKTVWRKES
- a CDS encoding SAM-dependent methyltransferase, which translates into the protein MNYKGSVVASVPWVPTNDEVIEKLIEVLKEHTMKLGRGLFVDIGCGDGRVAIAVAQRLGLPTLCVEVKAELAARARRNVERAGVGHLVDVLQGDFFTFDFSRAKYVYMYLLLSVNTKLEPKLRTELNKGTLVITLDFPIPGWKSVKQIELDHRSWQRRLYVYLKGVSDDHTPALT
- a CDS encoding TIGR00304 family membrane protein, with the protein product MASPEQVEVFNPWGSTLVTLGFLLIFLGVALVMIGFLLNIWSFGQQRVEGGRTEGGAVIIIGPFPIILASSERVAKTLLLLSIVLVILLIVLFFALPMLLRRVATPG
- a CDS encoding DUF2070 family protein; protein product: MSLRGKAVQLYNSLVRSPPRLLLAPLVAIHALLVILYPVLIVPEALVIVAYLLGFGLCSRHYMRRAAGVLLYATPYMILYAIVFALGLRPLVSAITAPFALLVSGLCGVKTAMIYVIIATVVSFPLGLIESLAAAASGIIAILVPMVALGLRGIEVARAAILAWADDNYEPLETVISGEERRVKWHALMFKRDDEKLVLIVPGVHYGPFRGAGSSHLPRMLMKYSRDKVIPLHGCGSHELNIVSRKEAEAYAQRLVKEALVATWHECKPLTPTLVNHKSGWNALAIGCVERPTVILWNRSGTEDIPCSTLEHLDDKLMIVDAHNVETESVDTRGLHEVVNSLLSKIEECKGSLRCCWRLVRVDNSVVDEAKMCDNWILVLKVLCDNNGVTMVIFPANNVDPLAARKYTEVLGSRTVLITIDDHSCAAVINEGVAPLKWSEKLAKILQENVKMCVPGDCRISYASGFDNLRVWGEHTIQEIRHLLERGVRAKALPLVIYVLFLIAALIGAVIRGVG